CTTTTTTGCAattggttagtaataatttgttttgctcTTTCAATTCAGGTATTGtctttcgagttttttttttttaattttagacgaTTTTCAAAGGGCTTAGATTCaggattcaattgaaaaattttattttcaaaatttttgtttcttaatagtGAAATTCgctttttaatttctttctgcaaatcctgccatataatttttatagcaggatcgcgagtgagttgaaattgccttctcctcacttTTTATaaaacggatcaagagtttaagatcatcgttttacggattcaaattttactgcacattttggaattgcaatgctcctggcttcaacaatggaatttgttaaagtttcaaaagcattgtcaatatcaagttttgtttgtaacatcaagattagagtcaatatatattccagtcggctcgaaaataattgaaagtggggctgatatgattgagaatcgcttcatgggatatttgaaatgtaacagggacgtGATCAGAATaaacaaaatcagcatgagtgatCAGTTgtctacaaagatgactagagtcggttaagaccaaatcaatcgtttcTAAAAGAGGAAAAGCATGTgaggctatcagggtattgaattgagaaatgtcCTGAAGAGCgctaatcaaataaaattctgccgttggaaattctttgagaattattccatgaccgatgtttgccattaaagtcaccaatgacaaaatattttgacttattgcgagtcagtttggagcaaattaacttgagcattgaaaaggcaaataggcaactatgaaagtatatttaccaagctgtgtttcaaccaACCAAAcattttggatctcttttgagtttgatcCAGTTTGCAAGTAAGTCTTAGTGATAACTGCTGTTATTGGCTAAGCagttcgtcctctttaccattcaaagaacgagcaaacattaaaaatattaaaaaaatatttggatcccttagaaaaaacgtaatccaataacaatttgattagttaaCTTTACCCCAACTTGAACtgtttcagtcatagtggtggatttcaacattgcatcaattattTGTTTCACTTGTTCAGTTAGCCAGTTAGCATTTCAGCCGTTCTACATTTTCTCTTTAGGGATTACGAAAAAATCTGTCATGCTTCAAGAGGAAGGGGTACGTAGCGTGACAAGCCTTTCAAAATATTCGGAAGCCTCATATAAAGACATGGCAAGGTAGTAGGAGGAAGAAAAGGTTCAAatttaacgtgacataatttgtatacCATCCCTTATGAAAAGGTAATTCTGTCCTCCGCAGTTATTCATACCAATTATTTCCACCGGCACGTGATTGATCCTCTTGGTGGACGCCGCCGACCGAAGGCTGTGTTCCAGCATTTTCACCTTCTCGCTTTGCTCGGTGAAGCGATCCAACAGCGCCCGATAGCGTGTTTTGTGCCTTTGATTGGCCTCGTACAGCTGTTCCCGTTGGGCGATTTCCTTCTCAAGTTGCATCTTGTACTGCACATTGCTCTGAGATAGACTACTGGTTTCTGCTTTTAGGTGAACATTTTCCACCAACAATGCTTGGTTTTCGATGGCTAGCTGTTCGTTTTGGGATTCCACTGAAAGTAACATTGTTTATCGACCATATTTTAATCTAAGTTAGTTCACAAC
This Aedes aegypti strain LVP_AGWG unplaced genomic scaffold, AaegL5.0 Primary Assembly AGWG_AaegL5_hic_scaff_1586_PBJ_arrow, whole genome shotgun sequence DNA region includes the following protein-coding sequences:
- the LOC110680566 gene encoding uncharacterized protein LOC110680566; amino-acid sequence: MERYEEDIYRLNLRIKELISRNDLLESQNEQLAIENQALLVENVHLKAETSSLSQSNVQYKMQLEKEIAQREQLYEANQRHKTRYRALLDRFTEQSEKVKMLEHSLRSAASTKRINHVPVEIIGMNNCGGQNYLFIRDGIQI